One region of Haloprofundus salilacus genomic DNA includes:
- a CDS encoding NOG1 family protein yields MIFENLPTTPRSEELIDKAFSRAARAGRAKTGLEAQESMLQTAANILSDNVQNVVTAWPDFETVDPFYYELADAVLRRQGTFAAESDELEGDGGVDTLRQSLANLTWAGRQIKELHREYVSKLRRSDTDTARKHRKQAFARMADIIEQVEDDLLRVSEARDALKNLPDVRPDEPAIVVAGYPNVGKSSFVNAVTRASNEIASYPFTTKAVQLGHFERNRIRYQIIDTPGLLDRPEAERNDIERQAVSALEHLADAVLFVVDASGDCGYPLDAQLELRDEMQRRFDVPVLTICNKSDRSTDVEADAYMSITENDGVDNVLDMAVDAVGFEPDIPPSRRE; encoded by the coding sequence ATGATTTTCGAGAATCTTCCGACGACGCCCCGGTCGGAGGAGCTCATCGACAAGGCGTTCTCGCGAGCGGCGCGGGCGGGACGGGCCAAGACGGGATTAGAGGCGCAGGAGTCGATGCTCCAGACGGCGGCGAACATCCTCTCGGACAACGTCCAGAACGTCGTAACGGCGTGGCCGGACTTCGAGACGGTCGACCCGTTCTACTACGAACTCGCCGACGCCGTGCTCCGCCGACAGGGGACGTTCGCCGCCGAGAGCGACGAACTCGAAGGCGACGGCGGCGTCGACACGCTCCGCCAGAGCCTCGCGAACCTCACGTGGGCCGGTCGGCAGATCAAGGAACTGCACCGCGAGTACGTCTCGAAGCTCCGCCGTAGCGACACCGACACGGCGCGAAAGCACCGCAAGCAGGCGTTCGCGCGGATGGCCGACATAATCGAACAGGTCGAAGACGACCTACTCCGCGTCAGCGAGGCGCGCGACGCACTGAAGAATCTCCCCGACGTGCGCCCGGACGAACCGGCTATCGTCGTCGCGGGCTACCCGAACGTCGGTAAGTCGTCGTTCGTCAACGCGGTCACCCGCGCGAGCAACGAGATCGCCTCCTACCCGTTCACGACGAAAGCCGTCCAACTCGGTCACTTCGAGCGCAATCGCATCCGCTACCAGATCATCGACACGCCGGGCCTGTTGGACCGGCCCGAAGCCGAGCGCAACGACATCGAGCGGCAGGCGGTAAGCGCGCTCGAACATCTCGCCGACGCCGTGCTGTTCGTCGTCGACGCCAGCGGCGACTGCGGCTACCCGCTCGACGCGCAACTCGAACTCCGCGACGAGATGCAGCGTCGCTTCGACGTACCCGTGCTCACCATCTGTAACAAGAGCGACCGCTCGACGGACGTCGAGGCCGACGCGTACATGAGTATCACGGAGAACGACGGCGTCGACAACGTGCTCGACATGGCCGTCGACGCCGTCGGCTTCGAGCCTGACATTCCGCCGTCGCGGCGCGAGTAG
- a CDS encoding MBL fold metallo-hydrolase has protein sequence MAIADVAPVPGTEDTYYVDTGMYATEAYGSVFLVDADRPVIIDTGIGTHYEYILDAIDDVGIDPEAVAYILPTHVHLDHAGGAGFLAEACPNATVLCHDIGVRHLIDPSRLVEGTKAAVEDQWEFYVEPKPVPEDRIDGLEDGDEIDLGDRTLDVIHAPGHAPHQVMFHDRATDALYTGDAAGIWIPSENAIRQTSPPSQFDLERCLEDVNTIVERDPETLCFGHFGSREFSEELMSEYKRVLVEWVEAVRRRREELDGDEAVIDHFVEHTEMVDTWGKRKATAEERLNVRGVLGYLDYRDGQRE, from the coding sequence ATGGCAATCGCCGACGTCGCTCCAGTTCCCGGCACCGAGGACACCTACTACGTCGACACCGGCATGTACGCCACCGAGGCGTACGGGTCGGTCTTCCTCGTCGACGCCGACAGACCCGTGATTATCGACACCGGCATCGGCACCCACTACGAGTACATCCTCGACGCGATAGACGATGTGGGGATCGACCCCGAGGCGGTGGCGTACATCCTTCCGACGCACGTCCACCTCGACCACGCGGGCGGCGCGGGCTTTCTCGCCGAGGCGTGCCCGAACGCGACAGTACTCTGCCACGACATCGGCGTCCGCCACCTCATCGACCCCTCCCGACTCGTCGAGGGGACGAAAGCCGCCGTTGAGGACCAGTGGGAGTTCTACGTCGAACCGAAACCCGTCCCCGAGGACCGCATCGACGGACTCGAAGACGGCGACGAGATCGACCTCGGCGACCGGACGCTCGACGTGATTCACGCGCCGGGCCACGCGCCCCATCAGGTGATGTTCCACGACCGCGCGACGGACGCGCTCTACACGGGCGACGCCGCCGGTATCTGGATTCCGAGCGAGAACGCGATACGCCAGACGTCGCCGCCGTCGCAGTTCGATCTCGAACGGTGTCTCGAAGATGTCAACACCATCGTCGAGCGCGACCCCGAGACGCTCTGCTTCGGTCACTTCGGTTCCCGCGAGTTCAGCGAGGAGCTGATGAGCGAGTACAAGCGCGTGCTCGTCGAGTGGGTCGAAGCGGTCCGACGACGACGAGAGGAACTCGACGGCGACGAGGCGGTCATCGACCACTTCGTCGAACACACCGAGATGGTCGACACGTGGGGCAAGCGCAAAGCGACCGCCGAGGAACGATTGAACGTCCGCGGCGTCTTGGGGTATCTCGACTACCGCGACGGCCAGCGCGAGTAA
- the serS gene encoding serine--tRNA ligase, with protein sequence MLSRQYLREHAEEVRAALDQRGMDDVDLDRILAVDEEWRSLKSEGDDLRHNRNQVSSKIGQLKAEGKDDEADEAIARSQELKEELQAVEQRADELETELQEALLELPNVPHEDVPVGDDESDNVEDRRWGFDDLRELPDEVTPHYELGEELDIIDEQRAAKTTGSGFYFLKGEGAMLEHALIQFFLDVHREQGYVDLFPPIPVKSTSMVGTGQLPKFAEDAYRIGGSETENYDDDDLWLCPTAEVPVTNMYADEILLKEDLPMKHQAYTPNFRREAGEHGTETRGIVRVHQFNKVELVNFVEPDESYDRLEALVEEAEEVLKRLGLPYRVLTLCTGDLTFASAKTYDIEVWAPGTESDDGPERGGRWLEVSSASNFEEFQARRAGLRYRPERHESAEYLHTLNASGTAVGRIMVALLEYYQNDDGTVTVPEALRPYMGGREVIEGHEPVGESAVGAGKKD encoded by the coding sequence ATGCTCAGCAGACAGTACCTCCGGGAACACGCCGAGGAGGTTCGGGCCGCGCTCGACCAGCGAGGGATGGACGACGTGGACCTCGACCGAATTCTGGCCGTCGACGAGGAGTGGCGCTCGCTCAAGAGCGAGGGCGACGACCTGCGGCACAATCGGAATCAGGTGTCAAGTAAAATCGGCCAACTGAAAGCTGAGGGCAAAGACGACGAGGCCGACGAGGCCATCGCCCGCTCGCAGGAACTCAAAGAGGAGCTTCAGGCGGTCGAGCAGCGCGCCGACGAACTCGAAACCGAACTGCAGGAGGCGCTGCTCGAACTGCCGAACGTTCCGCACGAGGACGTGCCCGTCGGCGACGACGAGAGCGACAACGTTGAGGACCGGCGCTGGGGCTTCGACGACCTGCGTGAGTTGCCCGACGAGGTGACGCCGCACTACGAACTCGGCGAGGAACTCGACATCATTGACGAGCAGCGCGCCGCGAAGACCACCGGTTCGGGGTTTTACTTCCTGAAAGGAGAGGGCGCGATGCTCGAACACGCGCTCATCCAGTTCTTCCTTGACGTCCACCGCGAACAGGGGTACGTTGACCTGTTCCCGCCGATTCCGGTCAAGAGCACGTCGATGGTCGGCACGGGGCAGCTCCCCAAATTCGCCGAGGACGCCTACCGCATCGGCGGAAGCGAAACCGAGAACTACGACGACGACGACCTGTGGCTCTGTCCAACTGCAGAAGTACCGGTGACGAACATGTACGCCGACGAGATTCTGCTGAAGGAGGACCTCCCGATGAAACATCAGGCGTACACGCCGAACTTCCGGCGCGAGGCGGGCGAGCACGGTACCGAGACCCGAGGAATCGTCCGCGTCCATCAGTTCAACAAGGTCGAACTGGTCAACTTCGTCGAACCCGACGAGAGCTACGACCGTCTCGAAGCGCTGGTCGAGGAGGCCGAGGAAGTGCTGAAGCGACTCGGTCTCCCGTACCGGGTGCTGACGCTCTGCACCGGTGACCTCACGTTCGCCTCGGCGAAGACGTACGACATCGAAGTCTGGGCGCCCGGCACCGAGAGCGACGACGGACCCGAGCGCGGCGGCCGCTGGCTCGAGGTGTCGTCGGCGTCGAACTTCGAGGAGTTCCAAGCGCGCCGCGCCGGATTGCGCTACCGCCCCGAGCGCCACGAGTCGGCGGAGTACCTCCACACGCTCAACGCCTCGGGGACGGCCGTCGGCCGAATTATGGTCGCGCTGCTGGAGTACTACCAGAACGACGACGGCACCGTCACGGTACCCGAGGCGCTCCGCCCGTACATGGGCGGCCGCGAGGTCATCGAGGGCCACGAACCGGTCGGCGAGAGCGCCGTCGGTGCGGGGAAGAAGGACTGA
- a CDS encoding DUF367 family protein, giving the protein MELHVRYEGDDDPTKCTARKLARFDLAELHRTDRAAPRGVVLNPHADQALSPADEPRAADRGLVALDCSWESAERAMFTLGGIHRALPFLVAGNPVNFGRPMELTTVEALAAALCIFGYDDYAEEILSKFTWGHTFLELNEEPLRRYADCADSTEVVEVQGEYLDRE; this is encoded by the coding sequence GTGGAGCTTCACGTCCGGTACGAGGGCGACGACGACCCGACCAAATGCACGGCAAGGAAACTCGCCCGATTCGACCTCGCGGAGTTACACCGTACCGACCGGGCCGCACCCCGCGGCGTGGTACTCAACCCGCACGCCGACCAGGCGCTCTCGCCGGCGGACGAACCGCGGGCGGCCGACCGGGGTCTCGTCGCGCTCGACTGCTCGTGGGAGTCCGCCGAACGGGCGATGTTTACGCTCGGCGGCATCCACCGCGCGCTGCCGTTTCTCGTCGCGGGCAACCCCGTGAACTTCGGCCGGCCGATGGAACTCACGACGGTCGAAGCGCTGGCGGCGGCGCTCTGTATCTTCGGCTACGACGACTACGCCGAGGAGATTCTCTCGAAGTTCACGTGGGGGCACACGTTTCTGGAACTGAACGAGGAACCGCTGCGACGCTACGCCGACTGTGCGGATTCGACCGAAGTCGTCGAGGTACAGGGCGAGTACCTCGACCGGGAGTAA
- a CDS encoding DUF5518 domain-containing protein, protein MAELNWRAIAIGFVVTLVLGLLSGNAIPLTDLTLPVIGWGLTGVVGGLAAGYVAGHGMGNGAVNGIVATTIGAVLVYAVLALLGTVLLGFVGLSFALVGLLFLGLYAVPGAVGGAVGAMLKRPSPAEQGQPASR, encoded by the coding sequence ATGGCAGAGTTGAACTGGCGCGCAATCGCCATCGGATTCGTCGTGACGTTGGTACTTGGGCTACTCAGCGGGAACGCGATTCCGCTGACCGACCTCACGCTCCCCGTCATCGGCTGGGGACTGACGGGCGTCGTCGGCGGACTCGCGGCCGGCTACGTCGCGGGGCACGGAATGGGTAACGGAGCCGTCAACGGTATCGTCGCGACCACCATCGGCGCGGTACTCGTGTACGCGGTGTTGGCGCTACTGGGGACGGTGCTCCTCGGCTTCGTCGGACTCTCGTTCGCCCTCGTCGGCCTCCTGTTCCTCGGCCTCTACGCCGTGCCCGGCGCGGTCGGTGGGGCAGTCGGCGCGATGCTGAAGCGCCCGTCGCCCGCAGAACAGGGCCAACCAGCCAGTCGTTGA
- a CDS encoding SHOCT domain-containing protein — MTEKATRVVRIGLVALAMLVVLPLLTMVLVGGPTMGPWMGGHMVGDAWGGDWGTFAFMFVWMLVPLLAVLGGGYLLFRAFDDDSHDDRTLEELRFAYACGELTDEEYETRRQRLESET; from the coding sequence ATGACCGAGAAAGCTACCAGAGTCGTGCGAATCGGACTCGTCGCGCTAGCGATGCTGGTCGTACTGCCGCTACTGACCATGGTGTTAGTCGGCGGACCGACGATGGGACCGTGGATGGGCGGTCACATGGTCGGTGACGCGTGGGGCGGCGACTGGGGGACCTTCGCCTTCATGTTCGTCTGGATGCTCGTCCCGCTTCTCGCCGTACTGGGCGGCGGGTATCTGCTGTTCCGCGCGTTCGACGACGACAGTCACGACGACCGAACACTCGAAGAGCTCAGATTCGCCTACGCCTGTGGCGAACTGACCGACGAGGAGTACGAGACGCGCCGACAGCGTCTCGAATCGGAGACGTAG
- a CDS encoding nuclear transport factor 2 family protein, with protein sequence MDHVAAVRAYYSALDEHDYSALSDLLAPTFVHDRPDRTLDGREAFVSFMRDDRPNKRTSHELDELYENDDGSELVVRGRLLDADGERLFHFVDVHRFEDGVVVELRTFARRE encoded by the coding sequence ATGGACCACGTCGCCGCCGTCCGGGCGTACTACTCGGCGCTCGACGAGCACGACTACTCAGCGCTCTCTGACCTCCTCGCTCCCACGTTCGTCCACGACCGCCCCGACAGAACGCTCGACGGCCGCGAGGCGTTCGTCTCGTTCATGCGCGACGACCGGCCGAACAAGCGGACGAGCCACGAACTCGACGAACTGTACGAGAACGACGATGGCTCGGAACTCGTCGTCCGCGGCCGCCTCCTCGACGCCGACGGCGAGCGACTGTTCCACTTCGTCGACGTCCACCGGTTCGAAGACGGTGTCGTCGTCGAACTTCGGACGTTCGCGAGAAGAGAGTAA
- a CDS encoding DUF5518 domain-containing protein yields MTDWRAVGVGFVVLLVVGAVGLSIPIVGQVGAGLIGGFAAGYLAGGTLGRGAWHGLVAGSISGIVLTVFVALLGGLLGFAGGPLGGLVAGGGILVVGAMITLLFAVDSALAGAVGAWAKN; encoded by the coding sequence ATGACTGACTGGCGCGCAGTCGGTGTCGGCTTCGTCGTCCTCCTCGTCGTCGGCGCCGTCGGCCTCTCGATACCGATAGTCGGACAGGTCGGCGCAGGGCTCATCGGCGGCTTCGCAGCGGGCTACCTCGCGGGCGGCACGCTCGGCCGCGGCGCGTGGCATGGCCTCGTCGCGGGGTCGATTTCGGGCATCGTCCTGACCGTCTTCGTCGCACTGCTCGGCGGCCTTCTCGGCTTCGCCGGTGGCCCGCTCGGGGGCCTCGTCGCCGGCGGCGGCATCCTCGTCGTCGGCGCGATGATAACGCTCCTGTTCGCCGTCGACAGCGCGCTCGCCGGTGCGGTCGGCGCGTGGGCGAAGAACTAA